The DNA sequence ggttatcgTCTGCGCTCCTCGATAttgttactaataataatactttcagtaaaaataataaataattgttgaacctgggctcaaaacctgttgttatttctatattcagagataggatcacaatggttattactatattttacgaataaatctatcacgtcgttctgagtcgaaaaaacctttatcgcgcacacttacatggactagggaaacaaaagatacaaaagagCTAATCGAAATCTATCTATTGAGTCTATCGATTCTATCTGGAACGATCTCCtagttattgttttttctaactagcggatacccatatgcagggcgagcgcgaactcgcgttgtcattttgaattcttatttttattttttttattttattcatcttctttttatcttgtattttgcaatttgtccagttgaacattaaatttaatattgtagtaCTTGTGTGAATGGGAAGGAAGGATAAGAGAGAATTTACAAGTTTTTAAGTTTTTATTAGTTTTCATTCACTAACCGTCTTAACTAAGAATATGCAAttcagtactaatatatatagaaaaatacaaatagccacataaaactgtggatacaataccatacatacaataccatatttacaataccatatttacaataccatacatacaataccatacatacaaaaccatacatacaagaattattatacatagagaATAAGAGTCTGGTAAGAGCAGCGATTATTGGGGATCGAGGTAACCCAACTCCAGCCAGTATGCTGCCATATCTCTTGGGGATTCACCCGGCTCTCGATCCAGCAGCAACCTTGCCGTTATTGCTTCTCCTGGAGAAGGATCGATGTTGATTAGACTCCCCGTTCGCCTCAACATGGTACATTGGGCCACTCGATGTCTCTTCCCTTGTTTCGGTTGCTCTCGTACACCTGGCAGGACGATTTTTCTCGCCCAGGGTGCCATTTTTGCCAAATTTCGTGGCAACAACCGTATTGAATCGAGACATTGCTCGCTTTCTAATCCCCAATCGATTAGAAAAACGATGTAACCAGCCATGGTCCGTTGCAAGAGAATGGCTCTTTCCCAAGCGCTAGCGTCTTTGAAATCTGCTAGCACGGCGACGAGCATGCCTGCTCTCAAACTTTTCGCCTTGGGCAAGTGCTCCATGGGATGTTCCATCATCTCTAAATTCAGTGTTTGGGTTATCTTTGGACATCCAGCCAAACGGACCCACATGGTGGTAAGTGATTCGACTCGAACCACTCGAACAGGAACTCCTTCTCGAAACCGATCGTTCGTACGTTGTAAAAGTTCCATGTTCCAAAAGTCTTCGAAAAAATTTCGAATGTCAATGTTTGACTATACTGAGCTGAGTAGTCTACGTGTCTACGTCAGACGATGCTCTGACTCCGGCAAGAATCGGtgccatttttatatattagtataccTACACCAGCGACCTCGATTATTTTTACGGCCACCGTTTGAATCAAACGTACTTTTGCATTTGACTTGTTTCACACTTTTCTCGTCCtcgcaatattttataacggtgttaacaataaatacaggcagaatatatagtctgttcttgatacgccagtgtcagatatcggttgttgcttttcgttaaaataaatatgccattatcagatgctattttcaacatgccgatccgcattcttacaatattttacaatcttcaatctgaaaatgtcgctagaaaatagaaaacgaagagcaattatttacaatttgttccgaaacacactcggatcactataatatacaaaataggaaatgaaaaaattgcatataattttttacagaattatctaataaaatataaaagtatgcggtataaaaataacatggaattgcgatAAATAATCTCGTAAAATACAAACTGTACGTTATTCGGAAAAAGGGTTTCAGACAGAATTTGTCCTATTTCGAGAGAGTTATCTGGCCACGGTAGCAGATCTTTTCTAGGTGGATGCACCTCCGAGACTCCAAGGTGGTCTTTGTTTTTGTAAACGgtacgatacattttttttagaagcGATTCGATGCAGTTTTTAATTCTCAACAGAAGAGTGTACAAGTGTACTTGAttcgaaaaatgattagtttaaaagataccttaaatttaatttctttttctttttcctgttatttctatattcagaggtaggatcacaatagttattactatattgtacggataaatctatcacaccgttctactAAGCCGAAAAAACCTTTACTGCACACGCTTACATGGACTGGGGAAAAACGAAGATACAAAGGAGCAACTTAAAAACTATCTATCGAGTCTATCCATTGTATCTAGAACAATCATCTAGTTACTGTTTTTTCTAACTAGCGCATCCCCATATGCAGGGCGAGCGGGAACTCGCGTTGTCGTTTTCAACACCACCTCTCAACGGAACTCGAATGCTCGTCAAACCAATGGTCTCTAGGTGAGCATTGTGACTTGGCTTACCCAAGCTTTTCGTTTGTAGATCAGCTGGCATATCATTTGTGGGCATGTAGCAAGTTCCGAGGATTCCCTTTTGGAAAATCTTTTGGAAGATCTTCATTGTATTTGGTCTTTAAAACCCATTTTGATCCAATTGGAGATCTATTCACTGGGCATTTTACTAACTCCCAAACGTTATTATTGATCAAGCCGTCATATCCCTTTTTCAtggcttcttttcatttttctgcatGAGATCCAGATAATAATTCATCTATTGACTCAGTCGAATTATCATTGACCAATTGTACTGTTCCTTGATCAATTGGgacagttttataaattttccttgATCTTCCAACATTTCCTGTTCAACGTTATGTTTGGTCTTCCTCGTCCCCTCTTAACCGCAAATCTAtcttgaacataattttcattttgactcgcgttttctccatcatcatgttctttctcatgagtcccttctgtgatttcttcgtcagattcttgatttatcagttcatattcaaattattcaagTTTATTGTCAGTCTCATCATTGTGGTACTCAGCATTTCTTAAGAAAGAATCATCCCTACTTATTgttacttttcttttacttggatcccataatagaaacgcttttgattcatcgaactatccaataaaaatacattatgttgATTTTGCTTCAAACTTAGTTTTATCGAGCAGCTTATTTAATGCATAAGCTTCAGTACCAAAATTTTTAAGATGACTCACGTTTGCTTTCCTTTTGTGCCAAATTCCATATGGTGTTTTACCATGAACTGTTGGGCAGCTATTCCTAATGTATGATGCTGTATTAACAGCTTCTGCCTAAAATTGAATAGGTAACtttgattggatcactatacatCGTGCCATCTCCACGAGTGATCTATCCATTTGCTCAACCACTCCATTTTGATGTGGTGTATGAGGACGAAGCTGAAAATTCCCTGCGAATACCACAATTTTCCAATTCATTTGCAAAGTCCTTCCCTAAGTATTCCAGACCGTTGTCAGTCCTGggtgtttttatctttctgtctgtttgtctttcatccagagccttaaatttccaaaatgcctttttaatttcatcatttGTCTTAAGGATGTACACATATACAAACCTTGACGTGTCATCAATAAAGGTGACAAAATACTTTGCTCCACACATAGATGTTTGTCTTATAGGGTCACATACATCAGAATGTATCAGTTCCAATGTTTCCAACATTTCTGACTGAAATCTCTTTGGCATCGAGGTTGCTGTAGttttttgttctttctttttttttgtttttaggttatcgTCTGCGCTCCTCGATAttgttactaataataatactttcagtaaaaataataaataattgttgaacctgggctcaaaacctgttgttatttctatattcagagataggatcacaatggttattactatattttacgaataaatctatcacgtcgttctgagtcgaaaaaacctttatcgcgcacacttacatggactagggaaacaaaagatacaaaagagCTAATCGAAATCTATCTATTGAGTCTATCGATTCTATCTGGAACGATCTCCtagttattgttttttctaactagcggatacccatatgcagggcgagcgcgaactcgcgttgtcattttgaattcttatttttattttttttattttattcatcttctttttatcttgtattttgcaatttgtccagttgaacatcaaatttaatattgtagtaCTTGTGTGAATGGGAAGGAAGGATAAGAGAGAATTTACAAGTTTTTAAGTTTTTATTAGTTTTCATTCACTAACCGTCTTAACTAAGAATATGCAAttcagtactaatatatatagaaaaatacaaatagccacataaaactgtggatacaataccatacatacaataccatatttacaataccatatttacaataccatacatacaataccatacatacaataccatacatacaataccatacatacaataccatacatacaaaaccatacatacaagaattattatacatagagaATAAGAGTCTGGTAAGAGCAGCGATTATTGGGGATCGAGGTAACCCAACTCCAGCCAGTATGCTGCCATATCTCTTGGGGATTCACCCGGCTCTCGATCCAGCAGCAACCTTGCCGTTATTGCTTCTCCTGGAGAAGGATCGATGTTGATTAGACTCCCCGTTCGCCTCAACATGGTGCATTGGGCCACTCGATGTCTCTTCCCTTGTTTCGGTTGCTCTCGTACACCTGGCAGGACGATTTTTCTCGCCCAGGGTGCCATTTTTGCCAAATTTCGTGGCAACAACCGTATTGAATCGAGACATTGCTCGCTTTCTAATCCCCAATCGATTAGAAAAACGATGTAACCAGTCATGGTCCGTTGCAAGAGAATGGCTCTTTCCCAAGCGCTAGCGTCTTTGAAATCTGCTAGCACGGCGACGAGCATGCCTGCTCTCAAACTTTTCGCCTTGGGCAAGTGCTCCATGGGATGTTCCATCATCTCTAAATTCAGTGTTTGGGTTATCTTTGGACATCCAGCCAAACGGACCCACATGGTGGTAAGTGATTCGACTCGAACCACTCGAACAGGAACTCCTTCTCGAAACCGATCGTTCGTACGTTGTAAAAGTTCCATGTTCCAAAAGTCTTCGAAAAAATTTCGAATGTCAATGTTTGACTATACTGAGCTGAGTAGTCTACGTGTCTACGTCAGACGATGCTCTGACTCCGGCAAGAATCGGtgccatttttatatattagtataccTACACCAGCGACCTCGATTATTTTTACGGCCACCGTTTGAATCAAACGTACTTTTGCATTTGACTTGTTTCACACTTTTCTCGTCCtcgcaatattttataacggtgttaacaataaatacaggcagaatatatagtctgttcttgatacgccagtgtcagatatcggttgttgcttttcgttaaaataaatatgccattatcagatgctattttcaacatgccgatccgcattcttacaatattttacaatcttcaatctgaaaatgtcgctagaaaatagaaaacgaagagcaattatttacaatttgttccgaaacacactcggatcactataatatacaaaataggaaatgaaaaaattgcatataattttttacagaattatctaataaaatataaaagtatgcggtataaaaataacatggaattgcgatAAATAATCTCGTAAAATACAAACTGTACGTTATTCGGAAAAAGGGTTTCAGACAGAATTTGTCCTATTTCGAGAGAGTTATCTGGCCACGGTAGCAGATCTTTTCTAGGTGGATGCACCTCCGAGACTCCAAGGTGGTCTTTGTTTTTGTAAACGgtacgatacattttttttagaagcGATTCGATGCAGTTTTTAATTCTCAACAGAAGAGTGTACAAGTGTACTTGAttcgaaaaatgattagtttaaaagataccttaaatttaatttctttttctttttcctgttatttctatattcagaggtaggatcacaatagttattactatattgtacggataaatctatcacaccgttctactAAGCCGAAAAAACCTTTACTGCACACGCTTACATGGACTGGGGAAAAACGAAGATACAAAGGAGCAACTTAAAAACTATCTATCGAGTCTATCCATTGTATCTAGAACAATCATCTAGTTACTGTTTTTTCTAACTAGCGCATCCCCATATGCAGGGCGAGCGGGAACTCGCGTTGTCGTTTTCAACACCACCTCTCAACGGAACTCGAATGCTCGTCAAACCAATGGTCTCTAGGTGAGCATTGTGACTTGGCGTACCCAAGCTTTTCGTTTGTAGATCAGCTGGCATATCATTTGTGGGCATGTAGCAAGTTCCGAGGATTCCCTTTTGGAAAATCTTTTGGAAGATCTTCATTGTATTTGGTCTTTAAAACCCATTTTGATCCAATTGGAGATCTATTCACTGGGCATTTTACTAACTCCCAAACGTTATTATTGATCAAGCCGTCATATCCCTTTTTCAtggcttcttttcatttttctgcatGAGATCCAGATAATAATTCATCTATTGACTCAGTCGAATTATCATTGACCAATTGTACTGTTCCTTGATCAATTGGgacagttttataaattttccttgATCTTCCAACATTTCCTGTTCAACGTTATGTTTGGTCTTCCTCGTCCCCTCTTAACCGCAAATCTAtcttgaacataattttcattttgactcgcgttttctccatcatcatgttctttctcatgagtcccttctgtgatttcttcgtcagattcttgatttatcagttcatattcaaattattcaagTTTATTGTCAGTCTCATCATTGTGGTACTCAGCATTTCTTAAGAAAGAATCATCCCTACTTATTgttacttttcttttacttggatcccataatagaaacgcttttgattcatcgaactatccaataaaaatacattatgttgATCTTGCTTCAAACTTAGTTTTATCGAGCAGCTTATTTAATGCATAAGCTTCAGTACCAAAATTTTTAAGATGACTCACGTTTGCTTTCCTTTTGTGCCAAATTCCATATGGTGTTTTACCATGAACTGTTGGGCAGCTACTCCTAATGTATGATGCTGTATTAACAGCTTCTGCCTAAAATTGAATAGGTAACTTTGATTGGATCACCATACATCGTGCCATCTCCACGAGTGATCTATCCATTTGCTCAACCACTCCATTTTGATGTGGTGTATGAGGACGAAGCTGAAAATTCCCTGCGAATACCACAATTTTCCAATTCATTTGCAAAGTCCTTCCCTAAGTATTCCAGACCGTTGTCAGTCCTGggtgtttttatctttctgtctgtttgtctttcatccagagccttaaatttccaaaatgcctttttaatttcatcatttGTCTTAAGGATGTACACATATACAAACCTTGACGTGTCATCAATAAAGGTGACAAAATACTTTGCTCCACACATAGATGTTTGTCTTATAGGGTCACATACATCAGAATGTATCAGTTCCAATATTTCCAACATTTCTGACTGAAATCTCTTTGGCATCGAGGTTGCTGtaattttttgttctttctttttttttgtttttaggttatcgTCTGCGCTCCTCGATAttgttactaataataatactttcagtaaaaataataaataattgttgaacctgggctcaaaacctgttgttatttctatattcagagataggatcacaatggttattactatattttacgaataaatctatcacgtcgttctgagtcgaaaaaacctttatcgcgcacacttacatggactagggaaacaaaagatacaaaagagCTAATCGAAATCTATCTATTGAGTCTATCGATTCTATCTGGAACGATCTCCtagttattgttttttctaactagcggatacccatatgcagggcgagcgcgaactcgcgttgtcattttgaattcttatttttattttttttattttattcatcttctttttatcttgtattttgcaatttgtccagttgaacattaaatttaatattgtagtaCTTGTGTGAATGGGAAGGAAGGATAAGAGAGAATTTACAAGTTTTTAAGTTTTCATTAGTTTTCATTCACTAACCGTCTTAACTAAGAATATGCAAttcagtactaatatatatagaaaaatacaaatagccacataaaactgtggatacaataccatacatacaataccatatttacaataccatatttacaataccatatttacaataccatacatacaataccatacatacaataccatacatacaaaaccatacatacaagaattattatacatagagaATAAGAGTCTGGTAAGAGCAGCGATTATTGGGGATCGAGGTAACCCAACTCCAGCCAGTATGCTGCCATATCTCTTGGGGATTCACCCGGCTCTCGATCCAGCAGCAACCTTGCCGTTATTGCTTCTCCTGGAGAAGGATCGATGTTGATTAGACTCCCCGTTCGCCTCAACATGGTACATTGGGCCACTCGATGTCTCTTCCCTTGTTT is a window from the Bombus affinis isolate iyBomAffi1 chromosome 9, iyBomAffi1.2, whole genome shotgun sequence genome containing:
- the LOC126920349 gene encoding uncharacterized protein LOC126920349 isoform X6, giving the protein MELLQRTNDRFREGVPVRVVRVESLTTMWVRLAGCPKITQTLNLEMMEHPMEHLPKAKSLRAGMLVAVLADFKDASAWERAILLQRTMTGYIVFLIDWGLESEQCLDSIRLLPRNLAKMAPWARKIVLPGVREQPKQGKRHRVAQCTMLRRTGSLINIDPSPGEAITARLLLDREPGESPRDMAAYWLELGYLDPQ
- the LOC126920349 gene encoding uncharacterized protein LOC126920349 isoform X3, with the translated sequence MELLQRTNDRFREGVPVRVVRVESLTTMWVRLAGCPKITQTLNLEMMEHPMEHLPKAKSLRAGMLVAVLADFKDASAWERAILLQRTMTGYIVFLIDWGLESEQCLDSIRLLPRNLAKMAPWARKIVLPGVREQPKQGKRHRVAQCTMLRRTGSLINIDPSPGEAITARLLLDREPGESPRDMAAYWLELGYLDPQ